A region from the Streptomyces lydicus genome encodes:
- a CDS encoding amino acid permease, with the protein MALPKAAVSAAIPPVRSSRGPRTSVLFIAFAFAVIADPVSSVAYAIEAALRALHGDLALLLPTMSLVVGLVVVVTANYWQLVRRFPKGGGAAAAAGWAFGPRWTFLPIGALVVDFVLTIGISISAAASAAIALFPALAGARVPLALGLLVLVAGLTWFGHGGRLLFAAMTVLFVAVSVGVLILGFTNPHEMGHAQVSTDTGRPAALAVVLAFPVAMALATGVEAPSTAIAQLGQLDDAHRRRFGRGTLALLLVIVGGLTIALTALALRLHIGIPAAESTQIADIARSATGPGWLYGAFQLTSSLLLLAAASSSFQAGPGLLKALAGTAGAPGVLPPILGRTNKHHTPYWSVVAYLLAASMIIVAAAGEEQELVLFYAVAVFVSFLVGLVAMARFARTEKKPALAWVNSLAAAAVAFTLAVNLLRGWPVLSLAATVLIAGALYLRWVHAGRPSGIEDVETKAEAQAEALPEKTG; encoded by the coding sequence ATGGCTCTCCCCAAGGCTGCCGTGTCCGCGGCCATACCCCCCGTGCGCTCCAGCCGGGGACCTCGCACTTCGGTGCTCTTCATCGCCTTCGCCTTCGCGGTGATCGCAGATCCGGTTTCGTCCGTCGCGTACGCCATCGAGGCTGCCCTGCGCGCGCTCCACGGTGACCTGGCGCTGCTGCTGCCCACCATGTCCCTGGTCGTCGGCCTCGTCGTCGTGGTGACCGCGAACTACTGGCAGCTGGTGCGTCGCTTCCCCAAGGGGGGTGGTGCGGCCGCCGCGGCAGGGTGGGCGTTCGGGCCGCGCTGGACCTTCCTGCCGATCGGTGCGCTGGTGGTCGACTTCGTTCTGACCATCGGCATCTCGATCTCGGCGGCGGCCAGCGCGGCGATCGCGCTCTTCCCCGCGCTTGCCGGTGCGCGCGTCCCGTTGGCTCTGGGGCTGCTGGTGCTGGTGGCCGGGCTGACCTGGTTCGGACACGGCGGTCGCCTGCTGTTCGCGGCGATGACCGTGCTGTTCGTGGCGGTCTCCGTCGGCGTCCTGATACTCGGCTTCACCAACCCGCACGAGATGGGCCACGCCCAGGTCAGCACCGATACCGGCCGGCCTGCCGCACTGGCCGTCGTGCTCGCCTTCCCCGTCGCCATGGCGCTGGCCACCGGCGTCGAAGCGCCCTCCACCGCCATCGCCCAGCTCGGCCAGCTCGACGACGCCCACCGCCGCCGCTTCGGCCGCGGCACCCTCGCCCTGCTCCTGGTCATCGTCGGCGGACTGACCATCGCACTCACCGCGCTCGCGCTCCGCCTGCACATCGGCATCCCGGCCGCCGAATCCACCCAGATCGCCGACATCGCACGCTCCGCCACCGGACCCGGCTGGCTGTACGGGGCGTTCCAGCTCACCAGTTCCCTGCTCCTGCTCGCCGCCGCGAGTTCCTCCTTCCAGGCGGGCCCCGGCCTGCTCAAGGCCCTGGCCGGCACGGCAGGCGCTCCTGGGGTCCTGCCACCGATCCTCGGCCGCACGAACAAGCACCACACCCCGTACTGGTCCGTCGTCGCGTACCTGCTCGCCGCCAGCATGATCATCGTTGCCGCAGCGGGCGAGGAACAAGAACTGGTCCTGTTCTACGCGGTCGCTGTCTTCGTCAGCTTCCTGGTCGGCCTGGTGGCCATGGCCCGCTTCGCCCGCACGGAGAAGAAACCGGCCCTGGCCTGGGTCAACTCACTCGCCGCAGCCGCCGTCGCTTTCACCCTCGCCGTGAACCTGCTGCGCGGCTGGCCAGTGCTCTCCCTTGCCGCCACCGTGCTCATCGCCGGGGCCCTCTACCTCCGGTGGGTCCACGCCGGACGCCCCAGCGGCATCGAGGATGTCGAGACCAAGGCCGAGGCCCAAGCCGAGGCCCTGCCCGAGAAAACCGGCTGA
- a CDS encoding molybdopterin-dependent oxidoreductase: MPSTPPPGPARPSFWRSPLRGPWLTSVFGLVLLVGITVLFVTGLLSYAAYNPDLAPGNDQTPEKGWLGFYLFSWPTNPYWLYRLTQGVHVTLGVVLIPILLGKLWSVVPKLFSWPPLRSPSHALERLSVLLLVGGVLFEFVTGVLNIQLHYIFPGSFYTLHFYGAWVFIGAFIVHIAFRIPTMTKALRSRRWRTVLRTPTARTEPEPADDTGLVAPDPAPPTTSRRGVLGLVGAGSLGLLIVTAGQSIGGSLRKTALLAPHGQEPGTGPNGFQINKTAADVGIRARDIGPAWRLTVRGPGREVALTRAQVLALPQHVAGLPIACVEGWSTDDQDWSGVRLADLAALVGLRQSPPGVFVESAQRGGTFSSTHLRDNQVRDPRSLLALRVNGADLSPDHGYPARIIVPANPGVHNTKWVTRLTFGAAQ; this comes from the coding sequence CTGCCGAGCACCCCGCCACCGGGCCCGGCGCGCCCGAGCTTTTGGCGCAGCCCGCTGCGAGGGCCGTGGCTGACGTCCGTGTTCGGGCTGGTCCTGCTGGTCGGCATCACGGTGCTGTTCGTCACCGGGCTGCTGTCGTACGCCGCCTACAACCCCGATCTGGCACCGGGCAACGACCAGACACCGGAGAAGGGCTGGCTGGGCTTCTATCTGTTCTCCTGGCCGACGAACCCTTACTGGCTCTACCGCCTCACCCAGGGCGTTCACGTCACCCTCGGCGTGGTGCTGATTCCGATCCTGCTGGGGAAGCTGTGGTCGGTTGTCCCGAAGCTCTTCTCGTGGCCGCCCCTGCGTTCGCCGAGTCACGCGCTGGAGCGGCTTTCCGTGCTGCTGCTCGTGGGCGGGGTGCTGTTCGAATTCGTCACCGGCGTGCTGAACATCCAGCTGCACTACATCTTCCCCGGCTCGTTCTACACCCTGCACTTCTACGGCGCCTGGGTCTTCATCGGCGCCTTCATCGTGCACATCGCCTTCCGCATCCCCACCATGACAAAGGCGCTGCGCAGCCGTCGCTGGCGCACCGTGCTGCGCACGCCCACCGCGCGTACGGAGCCGGAACCGGCGGATGACACCGGCTTGGTGGCTCCCGACCCGGCGCCGCCCACGACGTCGCGGCGCGGCGTGCTGGGCCTGGTGGGCGCAGGTTCACTGGGGCTGCTCATCGTGACGGCCGGCCAGAGCATCGGCGGATCCCTGCGCAAAACCGCGCTGTTGGCCCCGCACGGCCAGGAGCCGGGCACGGGGCCCAACGGATTCCAGATCAACAAAACCGCCGCCGACGTCGGGATTCGCGCCCGCGACATCGGACCCGCCTGGCGCCTCACCGTACGCGGTCCCGGCAGGGAAGTGGCCCTCACCCGCGCGCAGGTGCTGGCCCTGCCGCAACACGTGGCCGGCCTGCCCATCGCGTGCGTCGAGGGCTGGTCCACCGACGACCAGGACTGGAGCGGTGTCCGGCTGGCCGACCTGGCCGCCCTGGTCGGCCTGCGCCAGAGTCCGCCGGGCGTCTTCGTCGAGTCTGCGCAACGCGGCGGCACTTTCAGCTCGACGCACCTGCGCGACAACCAGGTCCGCGACCCCAGGTCACTGCTCGCCCTCAGGGTCAACGGCGCCGATCTCTCCCCGGACCACGGCTATCCCGCGCGGATCATCGTCCCGGCCAACCCCGGTGTGCACAACACCAAATGGGTCACCCGTCTCACCTTCGGAGCAGCACAGTGA
- a CDS encoding class I SAM-dependent methyltransferase, with protein sequence MTVLQRCTGAVLDIGCGPGRLVAALRARGHLVLGIDTSRAAVHRTEHTGGRALCRSVFERLPGEGFWNTALLMDGNIGIGGNPQTLLARIGTLVAPTESLLLVEASADDVDEQLQVQFDDGRGRLGRPFPWAHVGVPALRRKAAATGWQPGSYWKVADRHFLELRCSRGRRRPA encoded by the coding sequence ATGACTGTCCTGCAACGGTGTACGGGGGCGGTCCTCGACATCGGATGCGGACCGGGTCGCCTGGTCGCCGCCCTCAGGGCCCGCGGCCACCTCGTACTCGGCATCGACACCAGCCGCGCCGCAGTCCATCGGACCGAGCACACCGGGGGCAGGGCACTGTGCCGGTCCGTCTTCGAGCGGCTGCCGGGCGAAGGGTTCTGGAACACCGCCCTGCTCATGGACGGCAACATCGGCATCGGCGGCAACCCGCAGACCCTGCTCGCCCGGATCGGAACGCTCGTGGCACCGACGGAAAGCCTGCTGCTGGTGGAAGCATCCGCCGACGACGTCGACGAACAACTGCAGGTGCAGTTCGACGACGGCCGCGGCCGCCTCGGCAGGCCCTTTCCCTGGGCACACGTAGGGGTCCCCGCACTCCGCCGGAAAGCAGCGGCCACAGGCTGGCAACCGGGCAGCTACTGGAAGGTCGCCGACCGTCACTTTCTCGAACTGCGGTGCTCCCGCGGACGTCGTCGCCCCGCGTAG